A portion of the Polaribacter cellanae genome contains these proteins:
- a CDS encoding NAD(P)H-dependent flavin oxidoreductase, with protein MTNNSITKLFNIKYPVIQGGMIWVSGWKLASAVSNAGGLGLIGAGSMYPEVLREHIQKCKKATDKPFGVNVPMLYPDIEKIMDIILEEGVKIVFTSAGNPKTWTSFLQEKGITVVHVVSSVKFALKAELAGVDAVVCEGFEAGGHNGREETTTFTLIPMVKEQVKIPVIAAGGIGTGRGMLAAMVLGADGVQIGSRFAATVESSAHENFKKTIIDVKDGDTHLTLKELAPVRLVKNKFYNDVQELYLKKSSLEQLRELLGRARSKKGMFEGDLEEGELEIGQIAGLINDIKPAKEVLENIIKEFNEVKALVDRF; from the coding sequence ATGACGAATAATAGTATTACTAAATTATTTAACATAAAATACCCTGTAATTCAGGGAGGAATGATTTGGGTTTCTGGTTGGAAATTGGCTTCTGCAGTTTCCAATGCTGGTGGTTTGGGCTTAATTGGTGCAGGTTCTATGTATCCAGAAGTTTTGCGAGAACACATTCAAAAATGTAAAAAAGCGACAGACAAACCTTTTGGCGTAAATGTGCCCATGTTATATCCAGATATTGAAAAAATTATGGATATTATCTTAGAAGAAGGCGTAAAAATTGTTTTTACTTCTGCAGGAAATCCAAAAACGTGGACTTCCTTTTTACAAGAAAAAGGAATAACAGTGGTGCATGTAGTAAGTTCTGTAAAGTTTGCCCTAAAAGCAGAATTAGCTGGAGTAGATGCTGTGGTTTGCGAAGGTTTTGAAGCTGGTGGACATAATGGAAGAGAAGAAACAACCACTTTTACCTTAATACCTATGGTAAAAGAACAAGTAAAAATACCAGTAATTGCTGCAGGAGGCATTGGAACTGGACGTGGAATGTTGGCAGCAATGGTTTTGGGGGCAGATGGAGTACAAATAGGAAGTAGATTTGCAGCTACAGTAGAATCTTCGGCTCACGAAAATTTTAAAAAAACGATTATAGATGTAAAAGATGGAGATACACATTTAACTTTAAAGGAATTGGCTCCTGTACGTTTGGTAAAAAATAAATTTTATAATGATGTCCAAGAATTGTATTTAAAAAAGTCATCTTTAGAACAATTAAGAGAACTTTTAGGTAGAGCACGTTCCAAAAAAGGAATGTTTGAAGGAGATTTAGAAGAAGGAGAGTTAGAAATTGGACAAATTGCAGGATTAATTAACGATATAAAGCCTGCTAAAGAAGTTTTAGAAAATATTATTAAAGAATTTAACGAAGTTAAAGCCTTGGTAGATAGGTTTTAG
- a CDS encoding S8 family serine peptidase translates to MKNKLLLLIIFFTADFYCQQQDAWVFFKDKPNKATFLANPLTMLSQKALDRRNTQNVSVDETDVPVEKNYYNSIKSTANITLLGKSKWLNAVHIQGTKTDIEHLKSTFAFIDKIEFADRSLNGNSKKYSAKRKRHHYNKFENSKTDFTYGNTENQITMLKANFLHKEGFTGKDQIIAVIDAGFPNVNTLSAFKRLRDNNQILGGYDFVERSTNFYTGHNHGTNVLSTIGGYLKDEFVGAAPDAFFYLFRTENASVEVPLEETLWVEAAERADSLGVDVINTSLGYTTFDNPKYDYSYNNMDGKTTFITRGAEMAANKGILVVNSAGNEGNKTWKYISAPADAKSVITVGAVDKDKNIASFSSFGSSFDGRIKPEIAAKGAGATIINHTNGSIATSSGTSFSAPIMAGVIACLNQYENLQTKQRNNSFLKEAVYKSANKYVNPTAQMGYGVPNFQEAFALYKSSLSVKDVFFKDLKVVPNPISTNFKVEGIKNDLKDIRIYIFDILGKRVYQQNRVFSKEINISTLKKGIYFFKIEKGTNIKTVKIIKQ, encoded by the coding sequence ATGAAAAACAAATTACTTCTATTAATTATCTTTTTTACAGCAGATTTTTACTGTCAGCAACAAGATGCTTGGGTATTTTTTAAAGACAAACCTAACAAAGCCACTTTTTTAGCAAATCCATTAACTATGCTTTCTCAAAAAGCTTTGGATAGAAGAAACACGCAAAATGTTTCTGTAGATGAAACAGATGTTCCAGTAGAAAAAAATTACTATAATTCTATTAAAAGTACTGCGAATATTACTCTTTTAGGAAAATCGAAATGGTTGAATGCAGTTCATATTCAAGGAACAAAAACCGATATCGAACATTTAAAATCAACTTTTGCTTTTATTGATAAAATTGAATTTGCAGACAGGTCTTTAAATGGAAATAGTAAAAAATATTCAGCAAAACGAAAACGACATCATTACAATAAGTTCGAAAATTCTAAAACTGATTTTACGTATGGAAATACAGAAAATCAGATTACAATGTTAAAGGCAAATTTTCTTCATAAAGAAGGTTTTACAGGAAAAGATCAAATTATTGCTGTTATTGATGCTGGTTTTCCAAATGTAAATACATTATCGGCATTTAAAAGATTGCGAGATAATAATCAAATTTTAGGAGGATATGATTTTGTAGAAAGAAGCACTAATTTTTATACAGGTCATAATCATGGAACCAATGTTTTATCAACCATTGGAGGTTATCTAAAAGATGAGTTTGTGGGGGCTGCACCAGACGCTTTTTTCTATTTATTTAGAACAGAAAATGCATCAGTAGAAGTGCCTTTAGAAGAAACTTTATGGGTAGAAGCTGCAGAAAGAGCCGATAGTTTAGGAGTCGATGTTATTAATACATCTTTAGGTTATACCACTTTCGACAATCCAAAATATGATTATTCTTATAATAATATGGATGGCAAAACAACATTTATTACAAGAGGAGCAGAAATGGCTGCAAACAAAGGAATTTTGGTAGTAAATTCAGCTGGAAATGAAGGAAATAAAACATGGAAATATATTTCTGCGCCTGCAGATGCAAAATCTGTAATTACAGTTGGAGCAGTAGATAAAGATAAAAATATTGCTTCTTTTAGTTCTTTTGGATCAAGTTTCGATGGTCGTATAAAACCAGAAATTGCTGCAAAAGGAGCAGGAGCAACCATAATTAACCATACAAATGGTTCGATTGCAACTTCTAGTGGAACCTCTTTTTCTGCGCCAATTATGGCTGGAGTAATTGCTTGTTTAAATCAATATGAAAATTTACAAACTAAACAAAGAAATAATAGCTTTTTAAAAGAAGCAGTTTATAAATCAGCAAATAAATATGTAAATCCTACAGCACAAATGGGTTATGGAGTTCCTAACTTTCAAGAAGCATTTGCGTTGTATAAATCATCTCTTTCTGTTAAAGATGTTTTTTTTAAGGATTTAAAAGTAGTTCCCAATCCTATTTCTACCAATTTTAAAGTCGAAGGGATTAAAAATGATTTAAAAGATATTAGAATTTATATTTTCGATATTTTAGGAAAACGAGTTTATCAACAAAACAGAGTTTTTTCGAAAGAAATAAACATTTCAACTTTAAAAAAAGGAATTTATTTTTTTAAAATTGAAAAAGGAACAAATATAAAAACAGTTAAAATAATAAAACAATAA
- the mnmA gene encoding tRNA 2-thiouridine(34) synthase MnmA, whose amino-acid sequence MKRVVVGLSGGVDSSVTAHLLKELGFEVIGLFMKNWHDDSVTISNECPWLEDSNDAMIVAEKLGIPFQVVDLSEQYKERIVDYMFAEYEKGRTPNPDVLCNREIKFDVFMDIALKLGADYVATGHYCRKGEEIIDGKPVYKLLAGKDTNKDQSYFLCQLSQEQLAKALFPIGELTKPEVREIAKEANLITAEKKDSQGLCFIGKVRLPEFLQQKLQPKEGNIVQIPADFSQYTRETPKFDNKEVALDYFATKFSYLEEDGKVVGKHQGAHYFTKGQRKGLNVGGTKEALYVIETNVNTNTIYTGEGKNHQGLYRNTLFVSNEEIHWIREDLTLKTGETMEVEARIRYRQALEKATLHKVENGLYVQFENGQSAIQEGQFVAWYKNEELLGSGVIS is encoded by the coding sequence ATGAAACGAGTAGTTGTAGGTCTTTCTGGAGGAGTAGATTCTAGTGTTACAGCACATTTATTAAAAGAACTAGGCTTTGAAGTTATTGGGCTTTTTATGAAGAATTGGCACGACGATTCTGTAACAATTTCTAACGAATGTCCTTGGTTAGAAGATAGTAACGATGCTATGATTGTTGCCGAAAAATTAGGAATTCCTTTTCAAGTGGTCGATTTAAGCGAACAATATAAAGAACGTATTGTAGATTATATGTTTGCAGAATATGAGAAAGGAAGAACGCCAAACCCAGATGTACTTTGCAATCGAGAAATTAAGTTCGATGTTTTTATGGACATTGCCCTAAAATTAGGTGCCGATTATGTTGCAACAGGGCATTATTGTAGAAAAGGAGAAGAAATTATCGATGGAAAACCAGTGTATAAATTATTGGCTGGAAAAGATACTAACAAAGATCAATCTTATTTTTTATGTCAGCTTTCGCAAGAACAATTAGCAAAAGCGTTGTTTCCTATTGGCGAATTAACCAAGCCAGAAGTTAGAGAAATCGCAAAAGAAGCCAATTTAATTACGGCCGAAAAGAAAGATTCGCAAGGATTATGTTTTATTGGTAAAGTTCGATTACCAGAGTTTTTGCAACAAAAATTACAGCCTAAAGAAGGAAATATTGTTCAAATTCCTGCAGATTTTTCTCAATATACAAGAGAGACTCCAAAATTCGATAATAAGGAAGTAGCACTCGATTATTTTGCCACAAAATTTAGCTATTTAGAAGAAGATGGAAAAGTAGTTGGGAAGCATCAAGGTGCGCATTATTTTACAAAAGGACAACGTAAAGGTTTAAATGTTGGAGGAACAAAAGAAGCTTTATATGTTATAGAAACAAATGTAAATACGAACACAATTTACACTGGAGAAGGAAAAAATCACCAAGGTTTGTACAGAAATACCTTGTTTGTTTCTAATGAAGAAATCCACTGGATTCGTGAAGATTTAACATTAAAAACTGGAGAAACTATGGAAGTCGAAGCCAGAATTCGTTACAGACAAGCCTTAGAAAAAGCAACTTTACACAAAGTTGAAAATGGTTTGTATGTGCAATTTGAAAATGGGCAATCTGCCATCCAAGAAGGGCAATTTGTAGCTTGGTATAAAAACGAAGAATTGTTAGGTTCTGGAGTTATTTCTTAA
- a CDS encoding toxin-antitoxin system YwqK family antitoxin, whose protein sequence is MINIKRLFFVLAFFACFFISEDVQSQKINQFNENKQRTGVWKKYYPNKRIRYTGQFENGKEVGVFKFYDITNSNHPTIIKTFFHDSDSLFVQFYTLKGNIKTEGILNKRARVGNWKYYYPDGTIMAEENYNKNGEYHGEQLVYYPDGQVTEFAVYKNGKLHGTTSKYASNGNLIEEVEYKNGKENGLAKYFELNGKLKEKGVYKDGKRVGKWEYYLDGELAAKELKEKKKKFILKKDN, encoded by the coding sequence ATGATAAATATAAAAAGACTGTTTTTTGTTTTGGCATTTTTCGCTTGTTTTTTTATAAGTGAAGATGTTCAGTCGCAAAAAATAAATCAATTTAACGAAAATAAACAACGAACTGGAGTTTGGAAAAAGTACTATCCAAATAAAAGAATTCGTTATACTGGGCAGTTCGAAAATGGAAAAGAAGTTGGTGTTTTTAAGTTTTACGACATTACAAATTCAAATCATCCAACGATAATTAAAACTTTTTTCCACGATTCAGACTCTTTATTTGTTCAGTTTTATACCTTAAAAGGAAATATTAAAACAGAAGGTATTTTAAACAAAAGAGCAAGAGTTGGAAACTGGAAATATTATTACCCAGATGGAACGATTATGGCCGAAGAAAATTACAATAAAAATGGCGAATATCATGGAGAACAATTGGTATATTATCCAGATGGACAAGTAACAGAATTTGCAGTTTATAAAAACGGAAAATTGCATGGAACTACCAGTAAATATGCCAGTAATGGAAATCTTATCGAAGAAGTAGAATATAAAAATGGAAAAGAAAATGGTCTTGCAAAGTATTTCGAATTAAATGGAAAACTAAAAGAGAAAGGCGTCTATAAAGACGGAAAAAGAGTAGGAAAGTGGGAGTATTATTTAGATGGAGAATTAGCCGCAAAAGAGCTTAAAGAAAAGAAGAAAAAGTTTATTTTAAAGAAAGATAATTAG
- a CDS encoding adenylosuccinate lyase: MPKSNLLYITEQLNNIENAKRENRQRVANIVLENRNLFKELVSITFDVDNKVSIKAAWILEWICTHHQLNWILPHLDEFSSKINTLKFDSAIRPCAKICEHLATAYYTKTDNDIKKNLTIKHIDAIVETGFDWLITPQKIAVRAYTMNTLYLFGLEKGWIHPELKHLIETKIIHESKGTKARGKHIIDLIEKHQKIQ, translated from the coding sequence GTGCCAAAATCAAATCTTCTTTATATAACAGAACAACTTAATAATATAGAAAACGCTAAAAGAGAAAACCGACAAAGGGTTGCAAATATTGTATTAGAAAATAGAAATTTATTTAAAGAATTGGTTTCTATAACTTTTGATGTTGATAATAAGGTGTCCATAAAAGCGGCTTGGATATTAGAATGGATTTGTACACACCATCAATTAAATTGGATCCTTCCTCATTTAGATGAGTTTTCATCAAAAATTAATACGTTAAAATTCGATAGTGCCATTAGACCTTGTGCTAAAATTTGTGAACATTTAGCCACTGCTTATTATACAAAAACGGATAATGATATCAAAAAAAATCTAACCATAAAACATATAGATGCAATCGTAGAAACCGGTTTCGATTGGTTAATAACACCACAAAAAATTGCAGTAAGAGCATACACCATGAACACTTTATACCTTTTTGGTTTAGAAAAAGGTTGGATTCATCCAGAATTAAAACACCTAATTGAAACCAAAATTATTCACGAAAGTAAAGGTACAAAAGCACGAGGAAAGCATATTATAGACTTGATAGAAAAACATCAAAAAATACAATAA
- the purB gene encoding adenylosuccinate lyase, with protein sequence MNLTQLNAISPIDGRYRGKIEKLANYFSEEALIKYRVLVEVEYFIALCEVPLPQLADFNTSLFEDLRNIYKNFTAEDAQKIKDIEKVTNHDVKAVEYFIKEKFDALNLQKFKEFIHFGLTSQDINNTAIPLSIKEAMNAVFVPQYFEVLEKLQELVIEWKDISMLARTHGQPASPTRLGKEIDVFVVRLKEQFNLLNDIPSAAKFGGATGNYNAHKVAYPNIDWKEFGSNFVQEKLGLQHSFPTTQIEHYDHMAALFDSLKRINTIIIDLNRDFWTYVSMDYFKQKIKAGEVGSSAMPHKVNPIDFENSEGNLGIANAIFEHLSAKLPISRLQRDLTDSTVLRNVGVPFGHTIIGFTSTLKGLNKLLLNKEKFEQDLENNWAVVAEAIQTILRREAYPNPYEALKGLTRTNEKINQNSIANFIDTLEVSNEIKTELKAITPANYTGI encoded by the coding sequence ATGAACTTAACACAACTAAATGCCATCTCTCCTATTGATGGAAGATACAGAGGTAAAATTGAGAAATTAGCCAATTATTTTTCTGAAGAAGCTTTAATAAAATACAGAGTTTTAGTAGAAGTAGAATATTTTATTGCGCTTTGCGAAGTGCCTCTTCCGCAATTAGCCGATTTTAATACTTCTCTTTTTGAAGATTTAAGAAATATTTACAAGAACTTTACAGCAGAAGATGCTCAAAAAATAAAAGATATCGAAAAAGTAACCAACCACGATGTAAAAGCGGTTGAGTATTTTATCAAAGAAAAATTCGATGCTTTAAATTTACAGAAGTTTAAAGAATTTATTCATTTTGGTTTAACTTCTCAAGATATAAACAACACTGCAATTCCGCTTTCTATAAAAGAAGCGATGAATGCTGTTTTCGTACCACAATATTTCGAAGTCTTAGAGAAATTACAAGAATTAGTTATTGAATGGAAAGACATTTCTATGTTGGCAAGAACGCATGGACAACCAGCTTCTCCTACAAGATTAGGAAAAGAAATAGATGTTTTTGTGGTTCGTTTAAAAGAACAATTCAATTTATTAAACGACATACCAAGTGCTGCAAAATTTGGTGGAGCAACTGGTAATTATAATGCTCATAAAGTTGCATACCCAAATATCGATTGGAAAGAATTTGGTAGTAATTTTGTGCAAGAAAAGTTGGGTTTACAACATTCTTTTCCAACAACACAGATAGAACATTACGATCATATGGCTGCTTTGTTCGATAGTTTAAAACGTATAAACACCATTATTATCGATTTAAATAGAGATTTCTGGACCTATGTTTCTATGGATTATTTTAAACAAAAAATTAAGGCTGGCGAAGTTGGCTCTTCTGCAATGCCACACAAAGTAAATCCTATTGATTTCGAAAATTCTGAAGGGAATTTAGGAATTGCAAATGCTATTTTCGAACATCTTTCTGCAAAATTACCAATTTCTCGTTTACAGAGAGATTTAACTGATAGTACCGTTTTACGAAATGTTGGTGTTCCTTTTGGACATACAATTATCGGTTTTACTTCAACTTTAAAAGGTTTAAATAAATTATTGTTAAACAAAGAAAAGTTCGAACAAGATTTAGAAAACAATTGGGCTGTGGTTGCAGAAGCAATTCAAACAATTTTAAGACGCGAAGCTTACCCAAACCCATATGAAGCATTAAAAGGATTAACCAGAACAAACGAGAAAATAAACCAGAATTCAATTGCTAATTTTATTGATACTTTAGAGGTTTCTAATGAAATTAAGACTGAATTAAAAGCGATTACGCCTGCCAATTATACTGGGATATAG
- a CDS encoding TerC family protein has translation MEIFLHADTWVALLTLTFLEIILGIDNIIFISIAANKLPENQVKKATILGLALAMITRIILLFGVSYLIALKDPFLKIDTGWFKTGLTGQSIILFLGGLFLLYKSTKEIREKMENTNKDEVLKSPKKISFTNVIIQIILIDIVFSFDSILTAVGMTNGVDGALIIMVIAVIVSILIMMVFANPISNFVNRNPTIQMLALSFLILIGFMLITEGAHLSHTEIFNKTVGAIPKGYLYFAIAFSLGVEMLNLRIRKKK, from the coding sequence ATGGAAATATTTTTACATGCAGATACTTGGGTTGCACTGTTAACCTTAACATTTCTGGAAATAATATTAGGAATCGATAATATTATTTTTATTTCTATTGCTGCCAATAAATTACCTGAAAATCAAGTTAAAAAAGCCACTATTTTAGGTTTGGCTTTGGCAATGATTACCAGAATTATTTTGCTTTTTGGTGTTTCTTATTTAATTGCTTTAAAAGATCCGTTTTTAAAAATCGATACTGGTTGGTTTAAAACAGGGCTAACAGGACAAAGCATTATTTTATTTCTTGGAGGTCTTTTCCTTTTATACAAAAGTACCAAAGAAATTAGAGAAAAAATGGAAAATACCAATAAAGACGAAGTCTTAAAATCTCCCAAAAAGATTTCTTTTACCAATGTAATTATTCAAATTATATTAATTGATATTGTTTTTTCTTTCGATAGTATTTTAACAGCTGTTGGTATGACGAATGGCGTGGATGGTGCATTAATAATTATGGTTATTGCTGTAATTGTTTCTATTTTAATTATGATGGTTTTCGCAAATCCAATTAGTAATTTTGTAAATAGAAACCCAACCATACAAATGTTGGCATTATCTTTTTTAATTTTAATTGGTTTTATGTTAATAACAGAAGGTGCACATTTATCGCATACTGAAATTTTTAACAAAACTGTAGGTGCAATTCCTAAAGGATATTTGTACTTTGCGATCGCATTTTCTTTAGGTGTAGAAATGCTGAATTTAAGAATCAGAAAAAAGAAGTAA
- a CDS encoding TonB-dependent receptor, giving the protein MIKQFCFCVFVCCIYTTTIAQNCKYSLKGKITDFHDNSTIVGASIQIENSNRFTTTNFDGEFEFKNICKGKYTLIVKHIACETKRISIFVNKNTYKDIFLEHHIEELNNIEVKADIKTEKTSIETTLEKTVLEDFSDKSLGDALNTISGVSSLNTGSTIVKPMINGLHSSRLLIINNNVRMFDQEWGEEHAPNIDVNASGRIDVIKGANTLKYGSDAIGGLILIQPERYASKDSIFGSTSASFNSNGLGGNINTEVVKTYKSGFYAKLQSNYKQFGDFKAPDYYLTNTGLKNFNASVAVGKNGYEKGFNAFYSFVSNEFAILQSSHIGNVNDLVNAINSKEPRVKESFSYNINFPRQSITHHLGRIEAYKRFKDLGKLSVQYDFQVNRRKEFDSRRGDRSNTPVVDLRLFTNSIQSNFHINYFENFKINTGLLVRYQQNDAVTGTGTKPLIPDFVKYDFGVYTTGSYNLSDTSELSAGFRYDFSRIKARKRYNVTDWNETYNYDELFPEFETGTIDGVKILTKPKFTFHNISASLGYTKKFENNLSLFINYGLASRIPNPSELFSDGLHHSAARIETGLLTMKKEVANKFAISLEKQNDNFGFVIGPYYKHINGFIQLIPKGITTTIRGAFPVWEYEQTNANIFGIDIDVNKKISESFNYNGQVSLIQGNNLLEDIPLIHMPSTNFGNTITYRNQKLNQLSISLHQNTVLQQDKFPNYNFFTFNPITQKDVFVDISSTPAAYTLFNIQTSAVFKAFKKGDLKIAFNINNLFNVSYRNYLNRFRYFTDELGRNFNIKIKLNY; this is encoded by the coding sequence ATGATAAAACAATTTTGTTTTTGTGTATTTGTATGTTGTATTTACACAACTACAATTGCACAAAACTGTAAGTACTCTTTAAAAGGGAAAATTACCGATTTTCACGACAACTCAACCATTGTTGGAGCATCTATACAAATAGAAAATAGCAACAGATTTACAACCACTAATTTTGATGGCGAATTTGAGTTTAAAAATATTTGTAAAGGAAAATATACCTTAATTGTAAAGCATATTGCTTGTGAAACTAAAAGAATATCAATATTTGTAAATAAAAATACTTATAAAGATATTTTCTTAGAGCACCATATAGAAGAGCTTAATAATATTGAGGTAAAAGCAGATATTAAAACTGAAAAAACGAGTATTGAAACAACACTTGAAAAAACAGTTTTAGAGGATTTTTCCGATAAATCTTTAGGTGATGCTTTGAATACTATAAGTGGTGTTTCTTCTTTAAATACTGGAAGTACCATTGTAAAACCTATGATTAATGGGTTGCATAGTAGCAGGCTTTTAATTATAAATAATAATGTTAGAATGTTTGACCAAGAATGGGGAGAAGAACATGCACCAAATATTGATGTAAATGCATCTGGCAGAATAGATGTTATTAAGGGTGCAAATACGTTAAAATACGGAAGTGATGCAATTGGAGGCTTAATTTTAATTCAACCCGAAAGGTATGCCTCAAAAGACAGTATTTTTGGGAGCACTTCAGCTTCATTTAATAGTAATGGTTTGGGCGGAAACATAAATACCGAAGTTGTAAAAACTTACAAATCTGGCTTTTACGCAAAGCTACAATCCAATTACAAACAATTTGGAGATTTTAAAGCACCAGATTATTATCTTACAAATACTGGGTTAAAAAACTTTAATGCATCTGTAGCTGTTGGAAAGAATGGTTATGAAAAAGGATTTAATGCATTTTATAGTTTTGTTAGCAACGAGTTTGCAATTTTACAATCTTCACATATAGGTAATGTAAATGATTTGGTAAACGCTATTAATAGCAAGGAACCAAGAGTTAAAGAAAGTTTTTCTTATAACATAAATTTTCCTCGCCAATCTATTACACATCATTTAGGAAGGATTGAAGCTTATAAACGTTTTAAAGATTTAGGTAAATTATCTGTTCAGTACGATTTTCAAGTTAATAGACGAAAAGAATTCGATTCAAGAAGAGGAGACAGAAGTAATACACCTGTTGTAGATTTAAGATTGTTTACCAATAGTATTCAATCTAATTTTCACATAAATTATTTTGAAAATTTTAAAATTAACACAGGTTTATTGGTACGTTATCAACAAAACGATGCTGTTACAGGCACAGGAACAAAGCCTTTAATTCCAGATTTTGTTAAATATGATTTTGGAGTGTACACAACAGGTAGTTATAATTTAAGTGATACATCAGAATTAAGTGCAGGTTTTAGATATGATTTTTCGAGAATTAAAGCAAGAAAACGATACAATGTAACTGACTGGAATGAAACTTATAATTATGACGAGTTGTTTCCAGAATTTGAAACAGGTACAATAGATGGAGTAAAAATTTTAACCAAACCCAAATTCACATTTCATAATATTTCTGCAAGTTTAGGTTATACAAAGAAATTTGAAAACAATTTATCCTTATTCATAAATTATGGTTTGGCAAGTAGAATTCCAAATCCATCAGAATTATTTAGTGATGGTTTGCATCATAGTGCCGCAAGAATTGAAACTGGTTTGTTAACGATGAAAAAAGAAGTTGCCAATAAATTTGCAATTTCTCTTGAGAAACAAAACGATAATTTTGGTTTTGTAATCGGCCCATATTACAAGCACATTAATGGTTTTATTCAACTAATTCCAAAAGGAATTACAACTACAATTAGAGGCGCATTTCCTGTTTGGGAATACGAACAAACAAATGCCAATATTTTTGGAATTGATATAGATGTGAATAAAAAAATTAGTGAATCTTTTAATTATAATGGGCAGGTTAGTTTAATTCAAGGTAATAACTTATTAGAAGATATTCCATTGATACACATGCCTTCAACCAATTTTGGCAATACAATTACGTACAGAAATCAAAAACTGAATCAATTATCAATAAGTTTACATCAAAATACGGTTTTGCAACAAGACAAGTTTCCAAATTATAACTTTTTTACATTTAACCCAATAACACAAAAAGATGTGTTTGTAGATATTAGTTCTACACCAGCTGCGTACACTCTATTCAATATACAAACATCTGCAGTTTTTAAAGCCTTTAAAAAAGGAGATTTAAAAATTGCATTTAATATTAACAATCTTTTTAATGTTTCTTACAGAAATTATTTAAACCGATTTAGATATTTTACGGATGAGTTAGGCAGAAATTTTAACATAAAAATTAAATTAAATTATTAA
- a CDS encoding type 1 periplasmic binding fold superfamily protein, producing MKTIKTMKTMKTIKLLALLVVTSIAFTSCSKDDNGPENEEELITNVTYTLTNGNNVVTLAFEDLDGEGGKAGTYSISGPLKANTTYTGVIKLENKTEKPAEDITLEVKKENDEHEFFYTSSISGITIKKTDVDRNNNPLGIKSTLTTAAAGSGSITIILKHKPKKPNSGKASEAGGSTDVEVAFKNVTIK from the coding sequence ATGAAAACAATTAAAACAATGAAAACAATGAAAACAATTAAATTATTGGCATTATTAGTAGTAACATCTATAGCATTTACAAGTTGTTCAAAAGATGATAATGGTCCTGAAAATGAAGAAGAATTAATTACAAACGTAACCTACACACTTACAAATGGTAACAATGTAGTTACTTTGGCTTTTGAGGATTTAGATGGAGAAGGAGGTAAAGCAGGAACATATTCAATCTCTGGACCTTTAAAAGCAAATACTACTTACACAGGAGTTATTAAATTAGAAAATAAGACAGAAAAACCTGCTGAAGACATTACTTTAGAAGTTAAAAAAGAAAATGATGAACATGAGTTTTTCTATACATCAAGTATTTCTGGAATAACAATTAAAAAAACAGATGTTGATCGTAACAATAATCCTTTAGGAATTAAAAGTACCTTAACTACAGCTGCTGCAGGTTCTGGTTCTATTACTATTATCTTAAAACATAAACCAAAAAAACCTAACAGTGGTAAAGCATCTGAAGCAGGAGGAAGTACAGATGTAGAAGTTGCTTTTAAAAATGTAACTATTAAATAA